The genomic segment cccctcAACGAATCACAGCAGAAAACAAATCCACCTTTTACCATAGTCAAAGAAAAAGACGTTcttaaacaggagagagagagagagagagagagagagagagagagagagagagagagagagagagagagagagagagagagagagagagagagagagagagagagagagagagagagagagagacagacagacagacagagagagagagagagagagagagccagagacagacaaacagacagacagacagaccgacagaaagagagcgagagagagagagacagacagaagagagagagagagagagagagagagagagagagagagagagagagaaagacaaagacagacagacagacagagagagacagaaagagacataaagacacagaaagagagagagagagccagagacagacaaacagacagaaagagagaaagaagaacagaataaAGAATATGCCAACGAATGGAGTCTCGGAGCCGCCCTGCCTGATGAGCCAGCGCGAGAGGCCAATATTCTTCAGGCTGTGTCAtgcacgggcggcgggcggggaagCTCATGCACTGTTAGGCGCGGGAGACGAGTCGCTTCGCCCCTTcgctgctctcgctcgctcgattcttttgttgttgttgtttttttgcgtattttaaacttttttttacgtttttttcgggtttttttttctcgtttgttttattttttgttgtcttatcttcgtttcttttagagttttttttttacgtattttaaacttttttcccgttttttttttcgtctttttttctcgttcattttattttttgtttcttttagagtctttttttgtgttctttcttcGGCAGGGATTTATGTGACGTTTTTAACctgtattttctatttcttttttctctatctctcttttgggttattttttcctctttttctttctttctctcttttttctttggggggggtagagggagggttttttcttccttattcctttctcctttctttcgtcttcgtcgcctccatccctatctctctttcctccttttcttcctcttcttgtccttcttcacttccctccatcatatccatttcaccctcctccttttccgacACCTTTtcgtattcttcctcctcctactctcccttctcttcctcctcctcttcctaatcttcctccgcctcttcctaatcttccttcttctgttcctaatcttcctcctcctcttcttaatcttcctcctcctcttcttaatcttccgcagcctcttcctaatcttcttcctcctcttcctaatcttcctcctccttcctttctagctccccttccttcaccattTCTCGACCTCCAGTTCCTTTTCCCTCctgcatttcccttctttcttgtcctattcctccctctcacaccctccacctcctccccctcctccttatccagttctttcccctcttatcctcctccacctcctcctccttgtcctctttatctatctcctccaTCAGATTCTCCTCCACGTCTTCCAccttttttacctcctcctccacctcctccactgtATTGTcttgtcctcctccacctcctccacttccttcatcttatccccttcctccaccttcccctcttccttatcaacctcatccacctttttctcctccacctcctcatccacattttcctcatccacctcctcatctaccttttcctcatccacctcttcatccacctcctcatccacatTTTTCTCATCCACCTTTACGTCTTTCCTCACCCATGTcaaccacctcctcacccacctcattCACCTCCCGATCCACCTTTTCCTCATCTACCTCATCCACATCCACCTCTTCAtccacattttcctcctccacctccacatccacattTTCCTCATCCACATCCATCCATCTCATCCACCTTTTCGTCCTTCCTCAtcgacctcctcatccaccttctcctcatccaccttctcctcatccacctcctcatccaccttctcctcatccacctcatccactcgcTTACATACCACCCTTTTCCTCATCTACCTCATCCACatccatccacctcatccaccttttCATCCACattttcctcatccacctcctcatccaccttctcctcatccacctcatccacacGCCCCGCCAACGTAACCATCAGATTTGAAGGACCTCACGCTGACTCTGCCTTCAAGATAGAGTGTTCAAAGATCCATTTCTCTCCTTGGCTGTTGAACTCTGCTGAACTTTGCTGAACTCTGCTGAACTTTGTTGAACTCTGCTGAACTTTGCTGAACTCTGCTGAACTTTGCTGAACTCTGCTGAACTATGCTGAACTTTGCTGAACTCTGCTGAACTTTGCTGAACTCTGCTGAATTTTGCTGAACTTTGCTGAACTCTGCTGATTTTTTTCTGAACTCTGCTGAACTTTGCTGAAATCTGCTGAACTTTGCTGAACTCTGCTGAATTTTGCTGAACTCTGCTGAACTCTGCTGAACTTTGCTGAATGCTGAACTTTGTTGAACTCTGCTGAACTTTGCTGAACTCTGCTGAACTCTGCTGAACTTTGCTGAACTCTGCTGAACTCTGCTGAACTCTGCTGAACTTTGCTGAACTCTGCTGAACTCTGATGAACTCTGATGAACTTTGCTGAACTCTGCTGAACTCTGCTGAACTCTGCTGAACTTTGCTGAACTCTGCTGAACTCTGCTGAACTTTGCTGAACTCTGCTGAACTCTGCTGAACTTTGTTGAACTCTGCTGAACTTTGTTGAACTCTGCTGAACTTTGCTGAACTCTGCTGAACTCTGCTGAACTTTGTTGAACTCTGCTGAACTTTGCTGAACTCTG from the Penaeus vannamei isolate JL-2024 chromosome 1, ASM4276789v1, whole genome shotgun sequence genome contains:
- the LOC138863020 gene encoding uncharacterized protein codes for the protein MRSKVQQSSAEFSRVQQSSAKFSRVQQSSAEFNKVQQSSAEFSKIQQSSAKFSRVQQSSAEFSRVQQSSAEFSKIQQSSAEFSKVQQSSAEFSKIQQSSAEFSKVQQSSTKFSRVQQSSAKFSRVQQSSAEFNKVQQSSAEFSKVQQSSAEFSKVQQSSAEFSRVQQSSSEFIRVQQSSAKFSRVQQSSAEFSKVQQSSAEFSKVQQSSTKFSIQQSSAEFSRVQQNSAEFSKVQQISAKFSRVQKKISRVQQSSAKFSRVQQSSAEFSKVQHSSAEFSKVQQSSAKFSRVQQSSAEFSKVQQSSTAKERNGSLNTLS